The region TCCTTGTTTTAATTTGTTAAgtcatacactacaagattcctattgtggtTGCCTGTACAGGTACACTGTCGCCACGGTACTTGGCTCGTACTGTGTGGTAACCAGGGTAGTACCAGTGCAATACCACTTGTGGTGGGTCCTGTGCATTAGCACCATTGGTACTATGCAAGGTACTTCGTTTGCACCAGTCGGGTACCTTGgtgacggtgtacctgtgcaggcggcaacagtaagaatcttgtagtgtatgatGAATTTAAGAATTTAGAGTACATTATTTTGTAGGTTAATAATAACTGCATATTACTGATGGGAGTGAAATTAGATAAAATAACGCACTTGGGCTAaaatgcatctaatgcacaagccctatTTCATAAAAAACCTGCAAATATATATGCATCCACCTCCAAGGAAAATGAATCTATCATATATGTGACCAGTtccaacaaaacccagaacaagtcgcTAGGCGTGTTTTTGAGTtaaaggcctttaaagatgacattcacataaaaaaacaaattttggaattcttactttcatggtatttgaccttgggactaaaTGGaccttcaaatccttgaaagtacttattaaatagaggtttatttaatcaataaataacaattgaactatgataatccctattcaatcctgtgtaatgcaggaaactaattagcccatttaaTACTCCGATAGCAATGTGGCAAAAATAtccaaggtatcatttacaaaatatccatatcttaaaaagtattgatgctatgtatataattttggtatcattttaaagcctattgtcccatgcttacatttttattcaaatcatgaaatgcaataatgtgacttgttcctggttttgtcagaactggtcacatatgtgacgcAAATGCATTTAAAAGCAGCGTAGTATGCGGAGTGCACTAAGATACTGGTAATACACTCCATGTATTAACAATATGTGTATTTTTCGAAAAGCTTTTCTGATTGGTGGCTATTATAGGAGTGTATGTATGAAGagttatatttgtatatttttggtcAAACATCTTGAGTTTATGAGTATGAGTTTGTATAGGGGCCTAGCTGCTCGGAAAGCAGTACTAGTCAATGAATGCAGTTTAATCCttaataaagataaataaatagataaataattcTAACCAAAAATGTGGGAGTAAAAGTTATATTCTTATTGCGATATTTGCAGCACAAAAGCTACACTCTAAATTTAGCCAACCAAAAGCTTTAGAAGTGACCAAAGGAGATGGACCAAGAAAAGCTAATGTAGTACATGAACCACGCAAGAGGCCTAGGCCTAAAGGTAAGACGGTGAGACTTTTTTTTCATCATGTACTTACAATTGAACTCTTGAGGTTGGCGGCCCACTTGTATTACAGTGTAGAtatgctaaatttaaaattgggcAAATGCTCTTGTTCTTTGCTAGGATAATTGCATTTCTAATGGCTATTTCATTGCTATATataagtatcatttttaatttgTACTTATTGTCTGATTTATATTGCCTGATCTGGACCTCTTGAGAGCTTACCAgaataataatgaatgaatgaataaaatgatagtGTCGAATGCTGCGGATGGGTCAAGCAAAACAAGGAAAATAACATTTGCCTATATATTCATATCATCCAATATATCGCTatggtttattataattattccccGATTGAATTGTTCAAACCAGTATCCAACATTGTGTCTATCATCTATCCAATAGGTAATGAAAGTACAGCACCAGGAGCAGTCCATAAACGAACACGTTATGGTAAGACCATGTTACTTTCAAATCTGTCTCACGGTAAAACCAAAACTAGTTTGTGAAAACAAATCGAGAGGACTATATTCTGGGGTAGATTTCAAGAAGAATGAATTAATCCGGGGGCTCCCTAAAAATACTAgtaggtgacggggatgtgcgggcacattgacccccattttcaaaccacctgtcactaaaatgaccctctttttattttgctcattttgctctcacctaatGACTCCCATTTTTAAAAGgctctctcactgaatgaccaccattttttaaaataaatgctctcactgaatgacaaTCAGGTTCCCAAATAAATGCTCGAGCACTAAATAAACCCCATTTTCAGAACAAaatgctctcactgaatgaccccattttcagAAATATATGTTCTCACTGAAAGATCCCCATTTTAGGAAATGATCTCACTGaatgcccaaattttcaaaaatgaatgctctcactgaatgaccccctattCCCGCCCCTATTTTATCATcctcaccaaatgaccccctatTATTTGGttctctcactgaaagacccccttttttctttatttagtctGTCACCGAAAAACCCCTACTTTTGGAGTCTTGtctgcacatccctgtcacttccatatttgagtgccccccccccctccccgggggaaattaatgctatatttattgtctcgcctgaacaAATTGATGTACACGTGCTGCTCGATCACGCTCCACAGGAGCAAGTGCATCTGACATAATGTGTGTTGTGTCAACATTCATGGTAAAGTACGTTTATTTAGCTAATGTCTCAACAAGTAACAAAGAGTGCCATCTTTAGCctataattaatatacaaaaacACTGGCAGAAATTCTATTTTGTATGTCAgtctaatataaaataaataataacaaatcgAAGATCTGGTATCGTTACGTTGATGATACCCTCACGGTAATGCATCAAAATCACGTGAATGAGTTCACCGAACACATCAACAGTGTGAACAAAGCCATAAAGTTCACCATCGAAAGAGAGGAGAACTGTTCCTTAGCTATGCTGGACACTAAGATCCGTAAACATCCGGATGGCTCATTGTCGTGTGTGGTGTACAGGAAACCGACCCACAGGGATCAATATTTAAACTTTAGATCCCACCACCCCCTCCAGCATAAATTGGGTGTCGTGAGAACACTCACGCACAGAGCCAATACCATCATCACGCAGGATGAAGACAAACAACAAGAACTCATTCACATTCAAGAAAGCTTCCAGAAATGTGGGTACGAGCCTTGGGTGTTTAATGTAAGTGACAATAAGCAACAAGACCTTCAGAAAGCAAAGAACAAAAATAGACCACCTGCCAAGGGTAATGTAGTCCTCCCTTACATCCAGGGGGTGTCGGAGACAATGCCTCGCTTGTTCCAAGCTAAAGGCATCAGGACTCATTACAAACCCGTGAACTCCATCCGGCAACATGTGGTAGCGCCAAAGGACAAGACCAAAACAGATCAAAGATCTGGTACAGTCTATCACATAACATTAACTTGTGATGACTGCGACGCGGCCTATGTCGGAGAGTCGGAACGGTCACTAAAAGCTAGGTTAGCTAAGCACCGAAGACCTAGTAGTACCTCCTCCCCTGTGGCCCAACATGTCAAAGCGTCCAAACACACCATCGACTGGAACAATGTCAAAGTATTGGATCAAGACTCCAACTGGTACAACAGAGGAGTGAGGGAAGCTATTAATATTCACAGACACCCCAGCAACCTGAACAAGGACAAGGGACGACACGACCTGGCACCCGTCTACCGGAACATCCTGTCACATGACGTTGTTGACAACAACTCGTCATGTGACACTCATCAAGatcaataacatcagtttgaaaaaggtttagcgaccgcaagccgaaagctcacgtaagtgaacatttttgttgtgagaataggcataaattcatcaataacaaaaatgttgtttgatttaacgtgcgcttcagctaggcatgacctaattatcagcacacttcagcAATTATTccactgccattaggatatatcagaatcatttccgcttcaccaagtccttAACTGAtacgcaggtactctcagcgacttaaattgtgattacccccagcagctccccattttacacctgggtggagtgaagcaatcgggaattaagctatcttgctcaaggacgaaacacactggccgtggtggggctcaaacccgtaacctttcgattatgaagctcgcgccctaaccattgggccaccgtgcttcccatatgtgagtggacgcggcgaatcagccgtaaactcggcaaattgtgttctgagttaaagtgtaaaatgtatgtgaaggtcgtattcataggtgtatcaattcgttgtgacaagtatcttatcaaacgctgtttaaatcaatcaataatactactgctgaagaggataataagcttctacctatttctatagaatagttcttgtctttgtttgctttggctaaaacctgttcaagtggtagataacaaagcattgtatttttgtctaggtatgtataatcaacaatgaacaatgagaggatatttctgtacctcttgacttggggatgatttgaaatgaccgccaattatgactgttggatatttattaccagaagtGTAGAAAAAGaggcacatgtagaaccgataaaaaatacaattttgtctaaggaacagagttcaacaaatcataaccccgcttttggatatcgtttgaagtcaaatgatatatcattttaaagcttatggtatatattttctaaacacgaaataaaacaaaattgaccggggccgactttacggttgattcgccgcgtccagtcacatatatatTAACATATGAATAGATACCCCGAGGTAAATGAATAAATCGAACCtggtaaaacacattttaaacaacCGCTGAACTTAGTATTTGCATGGAGTGCATTAAAAATTTATCAATACACTCTCAGCATCTCAAATCTTTTTTTTGGAAAGTGCGCGTGCACTACTTCTATATttgtctgactattgacctactttttcacatcccgcagtgttgagaaaatatttgtgccggTTATATACCCAAACACCCACaaaggtgatagtttacggcgagttttgtaattattacttgattttgatatgtaagtaatacgataaagtcgtcatagacAGTAAtgtatttgtattaaaagaaataacaaaaataattatttaagtaatagaaatactatttggaaattgcagcaagatttgcagatgtttttatttgaacagtaccagttcaccagttttgctagttttcctaacctttgggctaaattaatagcatcgtgaaggtcatatatatcattttatactaaCAGCTACGGTATGCAgtttacagcttgtatgtgcattgtgttcagtgtgtacataggctatttacttttcaaatcttgtgacaaattgtgcttgctgatgcttgtatcaTCGAGATAAAAATAGATCTATTTTTTTATCtcgatgcttgtataaggtattatagacaaattatcagaatgcatgtgcaccagtagaaatggcccaggttgaataaaataaataaacatatgaatgaatattttattccctggattatatttgttgggacaaaataatgatatagtttgacgctttgaaatacagttatgttattaatcataataaagttacaaggttaaaaaataatatcgaaatattgtaaaatcaaacttttccctcataagttgtatcaaaacaacatattgaggaaattgatatgacagatttttaaactttgatatggaaagataccccagccctgttgtctcactagagaagatgagcagaagtctttctatctgatgataaaaaaaactctaggtatgattacgaaaatgttttaaataaatattatctacaaaagttttataacaatgttta is a window of Amphiura filiformis chromosome 2, Afil_fr2py, whole genome shotgun sequence DNA encoding:
- the LOC140139446 gene encoding uncharacterized protein, which gives rise to MHQNHVNEFTEHINSVNKAIKFTIEREENCSLAMLDTKIRKHPDGSLSCVVYRKPTHRDQYLNFRSHHPLQHKLGVVRTLTHRANTIITQDEDKQQELIHIQESFQKCGYEPWVFNVSDNKQQDLQKAKNKNRPPAKGNVVLPYIQGVSETMPRLFQAKGIRTHYKPVNSIRQHVVAPKDKTKTDQRSGTVYHITLTCDDCDAAYVGESERSLKARLAKHRRPSSTSSPVAQHVKASKHTIDWNNVKVLDQDSNWYNRGVREAINIHRHPSNLNKDKGRHDLAPVYRNILSHDVVDNNSSCDTHQDQ